From a single Bdellovibrio sp. ArHS genomic region:
- the lepA gene encoding translation elongation factor 4 produces the protein MDPKFIRNFSIIAHIDHGKSTLADGLLSATGALSDREKKDQFLDNMELERERGITIKAQTVCLDFKSKDGNMYQINLIDTPGHVDFSYEVSRSLAACEGAILVVDAAQGVEAQTLANVYLAIENNLEIIPVLNKIDLPSADPEGVAKQIEDTVGLDCTGIIHASAKEKIGITDILEAIVEKVPPPKADRNLTPRALIFDSWFDAYQGVVVLVRVMDGVIKKGDKIKFMATDRDYEVLRMGKYKPFPAMQDTLEAGEVGFIICGIKDIRDVQVGDTVTSAKNPATEPLAGFQRIKPMVFAGIFPVVASEYENLKDALDKLCLNDSSLTFEVEKSAALGFGYRCGFLGLLHMEIVQERLEREFNLDLITTAPTVVYRITKTDGTELMLENPSGMPVETQITKFEEPYVKVTLHTPTDYIGGILKLCEDKRGIQLKMEYVTDKKVIIEYKLPMNEMVMDFYDRLKSISKGYASLEYEFIGFEESDLVKLDILINGEAIDALSLIVHRSKAQNRGRLLAEKMKELIPRQQYQVAIQAAIGAKIIARETLGAIRKDVTAKCYGGDISRKRKLLEKQKEGKKRMKAIGHVEVPQEAFLAILKVED, from the coding sequence ATGGATCCTAAGTTTATACGAAATTTCTCAATCATTGCTCATATCGACCACGGTAAATCTACGTTGGCAGACGGGTTGCTTTCTGCGACGGGAGCTCTCTCTGATCGAGAAAAGAAGGATCAGTTCTTGGATAACATGGAGCTTGAGCGTGAACGTGGTATCACGATCAAAGCGCAAACGGTGTGTTTGGATTTCAAATCCAAAGATGGCAACATGTATCAGATCAATCTTATCGATACACCGGGGCACGTGGATTTTTCTTATGAAGTGTCGCGCTCTTTGGCGGCCTGCGAAGGGGCGATCCTGGTTGTCGATGCCGCACAGGGCGTGGAAGCGCAAACTTTGGCCAACGTTTATCTGGCCATCGAAAACAATCTGGAAATCATTCCTGTTCTGAATAAAATTGATCTGCCTTCCGCAGACCCGGAAGGTGTTGCAAAACAGATTGAAGACACTGTGGGCTTGGATTGCACAGGGATCATTCATGCATCCGCAAAGGAAAAAATCGGAATCACCGATATCCTGGAAGCCATTGTCGAGAAAGTTCCTCCGCCGAAGGCCGATCGTAATTTGACGCCTCGAGCTTTGATCTTTGACTCATGGTTTGATGCTTATCAAGGTGTTGTCGTTTTGGTGCGCGTGATGGATGGCGTGATTAAAAAAGGCGACAAAATCAAATTCATGGCGACGGATCGCGATTACGAAGTGTTGCGCATGGGTAAATACAAACCCTTTCCGGCGATGCAAGACACCTTGGAAGCTGGCGAAGTGGGCTTTATCATCTGCGGCATCAAAGACATTCGTGACGTTCAAGTCGGTGATACCGTCACTTCGGCCAAAAATCCTGCGACAGAACCTCTGGCTGGTTTCCAAAGAATCAAGCCGATGGTTTTTGCGGGTATTTTTCCGGTCGTTGCTTCTGAATATGAAAACTTGAAGGACGCTTTGGACAAGCTGTGCCTGAACGATTCCTCTTTGACATTCGAAGTTGAAAAGTCTGCGGCGCTGGGCTTCGGCTACCGTTGCGGATTCCTCGGACTGCTTCACATGGAAATCGTGCAAGAGCGTTTGGAGCGTGAATTCAATCTCGATCTGATTACGACAGCTCCGACGGTTGTTTATCGAATCACGAAGACCGATGGCACCGAGCTGATGCTGGAAAATCCCTCCGGGATGCCGGTGGAAACACAGATTACGAAGTTTGAAGAACCTTATGTAAAAGTGACTTTGCATACGCCCACGGATTATATCGGTGGTATTTTAAAGCTGTGCGAGGACAAGCGTGGTATTCAGCTGAAGATGGAGTACGTCACCGACAAAAAAGTCATCATCGAGTACAAGTTACCGATGAATGAAATGGTGATGGATTTTTACGATCGTCTTAAATCCATCTCCAAAGGATATGCTTCTTTGGAATACGAGTTCATCGGTTTTGAGGAATCGGACCTGGTAAAACTGGATATTCTTATCAATGGTGAAGCTATTGATGCTCTTTCTCTGATTGTTCACCGCTCAAAGGCACAGAACCGCGGACGCCTTTTGGCCGAGAAGATGAAAGAACTTATCCCCCGCCAGCAGTATCAAGTGGCGATTCAGGCGGCTATCGGTGCTAAAATTATTGCCCGTGAAACTTTGGGTGCGATCAGAAAAGACGTGACCGCGAAGTGTTATGGTGGTGATATTTCTCGTAAGCGTAAGCTTTTGGAGAAGCAGAAAGAGGGTAAAAAACGCATGAAGGCCATCGGCCACGTGGAAGTCCCTCAAGAAGCCTTCCTGGCAATCCTCAAGGTTGAAGACTAA
- the lepB gene encoding signal peptidase I, translating into MTNNKNGWNWRTKYFWTEGWGSLFLAVFIALFIRWGFIEAYVIPSGSMLPSLLIHDHIFVNKLTYGLRVPFSENWLVKFNEPARGEVIVFKYPKDMSTFFIKRIVGESGDKIYYENGTLYINDKPVDKKVPANMDDFNWLRDADFQRDGNINDSKENYVEFTEDLPGGKNHAILLRKGDIYETFGPVTVPPDHLFVMGDNRMNSSDGRVWGFLPKQNILGRAMFVWLSCEETIPALPFLCNPLTIRWGRFFHSVN; encoded by the coding sequence ATGACGAACAACAAGAACGGCTGGAACTGGCGTACGAAGTATTTTTGGACTGAAGGTTGGGGATCTCTTTTCCTCGCCGTCTTCATCGCACTTTTCATCCGCTGGGGATTTATCGAAGCTTATGTGATTCCTTCCGGCTCAATGCTTCCGTCTCTTTTGATTCATGATCATATCTTCGTGAATAAGCTGACCTACGGTTTGCGCGTTCCTTTCAGTGAAAACTGGCTGGTGAAATTCAATGAGCCCGCGCGTGGTGAAGTGATTGTCTTTAAGTACCCAAAAGACATGAGCACCTTTTTCATCAAGCGTATTGTGGGCGAATCTGGCGACAAGATTTATTATGAAAACGGGACCCTTTACATCAACGATAAACCTGTTGATAAAAAAGTTCCCGCGAACATGGACGACTTCAATTGGTTGCGTGATGCGGACTTTCAACGCGACGGCAACATCAATGATAGTAAAGAAAATTACGTCGAGTTTACGGAAGATCTGCCGGGTGGAAAAAACCATGCAATTCTTCTTCGTAAAGGCGATATCTACGAAACCTTTGGGCCGGTGACGGTTCCTCCTGATCATTTATTTGTTATGGGGGACAATCGCATGAACTCGTCCGATGGCCGCGTGTGGGGTTTCTTGCCGAAGCAAAACATCCTAGGTCGCGCCATGTTTGTATGGCTTTCTTGTGAAGAAACGATTCCGGCATTGCCCTTCCTGTGCAATCCTTTGACGATCCGCTGGGGACGTTTCTTTCACTCTGTTAACTAG
- the lepB gene encoding signal peptidase I yields MVNNDETRNLKGTWNQAILTFLFPILLVMGLRWALIEPFVIPSGSMIPNLLVHDHILVKKFSYGLHVPFSDKWLFQWAQPQRGDIVVFKYPENPEVYYIKRLIGVPGDNVEVQSGRITLNGEELPLQPVERPDNEKGFSYFHETLGTHTHTVRFLYERNTSEVQVFTVPENQYFFMGDNRDQSSDSRFWGFVKNDYIVGKAWMIWLSCESTLPTMTFVCDPSQIRFNRLFQKLQ; encoded by the coding sequence ATGGTCAATAACGACGAAACCCGCAATTTAAAAGGAACGTGGAATCAGGCGATTCTAACGTTCCTTTTTCCTATTCTGCTGGTGATGGGATTGCGTTGGGCTTTGATCGAACCTTTTGTAATTCCCTCGGGAAGTATGATCCCGAATCTTTTGGTGCACGATCATATTCTGGTAAAAAAGTTCTCTTATGGTCTGCATGTTCCCTTTAGCGATAAATGGCTTTTCCAGTGGGCGCAACCCCAGCGTGGGGACATCGTTGTTTTTAAGTATCCGGAAAATCCTGAAGTCTATTACATCAAACGCTTGATTGGCGTTCCCGGTGACAATGTGGAAGTTCAAAGCGGTCGGATCACACTGAACGGTGAAGAACTTCCTTTGCAGCCGGTAGAGCGGCCAGATAACGAAAAAGGTTTTTCTTATTTTCACGAAACTTTGGGTACGCATACGCACACCGTGCGCTTTCTCTATGAAAGAAACACCAGCGAAGTGCAAGTCTTCACAGTGCCTGAAAATCAGTACTTTTTCATGGGCGACAATCGTGATCAGTCCAGTGACTCGCGTTTCTGGGGCTTCGTGAAAAATGACTACATTGTTGGAAAGGCCTGGATGATCTGGTTGTCCTGTGAAAGCACCTTGCCGACGATGACGTTTGTCTGTGATCCGTCACAAATTCGCTTCAATCGTCTTTTCCAAAAACTCCAATAA
- the lepB gene encoding signal peptidase I yields the protein MSRWREYLTTLILAVVCALFVRSFLVTAYKVPTGSMQPTLKPGDFIFSSRISYGFPIPFSQQRWGASLPERGDLVVFTYPNQPGVTYVKRVVGLPGDRVQIVKSRLVLNDEPLVYQKAEEIPGDNPNPELFDIFDEATGDKTWKVIFQKQPEEKDFGPLVVPPGEVFLLGDNRDASDDSRYWGTVPMPQVIGRVVFIWLSLDWQHKWGGDRYPSVRWQRVFSTVY from the coding sequence ATGAGCCGTTGGCGTGAGTATTTGACCACTTTGATTTTAGCTGTTGTCTGTGCCTTATTTGTGCGCAGTTTTTTGGTGACGGCTTATAAAGTGCCAACGGGTTCCATGCAGCCGACGCTAAAGCCTGGCGATTTTATTTTTTCTTCACGAATCTCCTATGGTTTTCCTATTCCATTCTCGCAACAGCGGTGGGGTGCTTCATTGCCCGAGCGTGGGGACTTAGTGGTTTTTACTTATCCCAATCAGCCCGGCGTCACCTATGTTAAGCGTGTCGTGGGTTTACCGGGCGATCGTGTGCAGATTGTAAAGAGTCGTTTGGTTCTGAACGATGAGCCTCTTGTTTATCAAAAGGCCGAAGAAATTCCCGGCGATAATCCCAATCCCGAGCTCTTTGACATCTTCGACGAAGCGACTGGCGATAAAACTTGGAAAGTGATTTTCCAAAAACAGCCTGAAGAAAAGGATTTTGGTCCTTTAGTCGTTCCTCCCGGAGAGGTTTTTTTGCTCGGAGACAATCGGGACGCAAGTGACGACTCGCGCTATTGGGGCACAGTGCCCATGCCACAAGTGATTGGCCGAGTTGTGTTTATTTGGCTCTCGCTGGATTGGCAGCACAAATGGGGTGGAGATCGCTATCCTTCAGTGCGTTGGCAAAGAGTTTTTTCCACGGTGTATTGA
- a CDS encoding aspartate carbamoyltransferase catalytic subunit, producing MSSRNNKSILDLRSLEKTKIDSLFSVADRIAASDKALNVEGFGKTGALLFFEASTRTRMSFETACARWGIYPLRLDGKSGTSLEKGETYEDTVLNVDAMKPSFLVIRCGDDLDLEDLAKKVQAPILNAGWGKKGHPTQALLDAYTLRKHLGTCAGQKLLIVGDVRHSRVASSHFELAEKLGYEVALCGPAEFLPETASCKVFSSLREGLSWATAAMALRVQLERHATKYSLTDYRQHYGFTKANLQFLSEKALILHPGPINQGTELDTDVLHDPRCQVLDQVSNGVLIRQAIVYATVTEGK from the coding sequence ATGTCATCTAGAAATAATAAATCCATTCTTGATCTTCGTTCCCTTGAAAAAACAAAAATCGATTCTCTATTCTCTGTGGCAGACAGAATTGCTGCCTCTGACAAGGCGTTGAACGTTGAGGGCTTCGGAAAAACCGGAGCCCTTTTGTTTTTTGAGGCAAGCACGCGCACCCGCATGAGTTTCGAGACCGCTTGTGCGCGTTGGGGGATTTATCCTCTGCGCCTGGATGGAAAATCAGGAACCAGTCTTGAAAAAGGTGAAACATACGAAGACACCGTGCTGAACGTCGATGCGATGAAGCCTTCTTTCTTGGTGATTCGTTGTGGAGATGATTTAGATCTGGAAGACCTTGCAAAAAAAGTTCAGGCGCCGATCCTCAACGCGGGTTGGGGTAAAAAAGGTCATCCGACCCAGGCCTTGTTGGATGCTTACACTCTTCGTAAACATCTGGGAACGTGCGCAGGACAAAAACTTCTGATTGTGGGGGATGTTCGGCACAGTCGTGTGGCTTCCTCGCATTTTGAACTGGCTGAAAAACTGGGTTATGAAGTGGCGCTTTGCGGACCGGCGGAATTTTTACCTGAAACAGCTTCCTGCAAAGTATTCTCTTCGTTGCGCGAAGGGCTCTCTTGGGCGACGGCGGCGATGGCCTTGCGAGTGCAACTTGAGCGTCACGCGACGAAATATTCTTTGACGGACTACCGGCAGCACTATGGATTTACCAAGGCGAACTTGCAGTTTTTATCAGAGAAAGCCTTGATCTTGCATCCAGGGCCGATCAATCAGGGAACCGAGCTGGATACGGATGTTTTGCACGATCCGCGCTGTCAGGTTTTGGATCAGGTTTCAAATGGCGTATTAATTCGTCAAGCCATCGTGTATGCCACGGTGACGGAGGGAAAATAA
- the carA gene encoding glutamine-hydrolyzing carbamoyl-phosphate synthase small subunit has product MKGYLVLESGEVYTGLWHGGEDRAGEVVFNTSHSGYEEIATDPSYFAQIVVMTAPMQGNYGVEDDVWESNRLWIEGFICLEIQDTERDQAWKKRLTENKIPLLTEIDTRNLVLRLRQGGTPWGALVQAASETDARQKADVLIAEKKKMDKDWVYLASRKQPETRRGDNMVGPRIAVLDFGSKENILRELQKRCSEIRIFNSRSAVQEIMDYNPDGIMLTNGPGDPSDVKMAVGTVRELIGVKPVFGICMGHQILGLALGAKTYKLKFGHRGSNHPIRDTLLNQIYMSSQNHGYAVEASSLPADAQVTHTNLNDGTVAGFYSEKKKYLGIQYHPESCPGPHEASGLFSFFIERMI; this is encoded by the coding sequence ATGAAGGGTTATCTCGTACTAGAAAGTGGTGAAGTTTACACGGGCCTTTGGCATGGTGGAGAAGATCGCGCCGGTGAAGTCGTGTTCAATACCTCTCATTCCGGTTACGAGGAAATTGCGACGGACCCTTCCTATTTCGCGCAAATCGTGGTGATGACGGCCCCCATGCAGGGCAACTACGGTGTTGAAGACGACGTGTGGGAATCCAATCGTCTTTGGATCGAAGGATTTATCTGTCTGGAGATTCAAGACACGGAACGAGATCAGGCTTGGAAAAAAAGGCTTACAGAAAACAAAATTCCTCTCTTAACTGAAATTGACACCCGTAACTTGGTTCTGCGTTTGCGCCAAGGGGGAACTCCGTGGGGCGCTCTGGTTCAGGCCGCCTCTGAAACGGACGCGCGCCAAAAGGCCGACGTCTTGATTGCGGAAAAGAAGAAAATGGATAAAGACTGGGTTTATCTCGCCTCCCGTAAACAGCCCGAAACCCGTCGCGGAGACAACATGGTCGGACCGCGCATCGCAGTTTTGGATTTTGGCAGCAAAGAAAATATTTTGCGCGAACTGCAAAAGCGTTGTTCGGAAATTCGTATTTTCAACAGTCGTTCTGCCGTCCAGGAAATCATGGATTACAATCCCGACGGTATTATGCTGACAAACGGTCCAGGCGACCCGTCAGATGTCAAAATGGCAGTGGGCACCGTGCGAGAATTGATCGGGGTAAAACCTGTTTTTGGAATCTGCATGGGGCATCAGATTTTGGGGCTCGCTTTAGGTGCTAAAACTTATAAATTGAAGTTCGGCCATCGTGGCAGCAATCATCCTATTCGCGACACCCTGCTTAATCAGATTTACATGAGCAGTCAGAATCACGGATATGCTGTGGAAGCCAGCAGTTTGCCTGCGGACGCACAGGTCACGCACACAAACCTAAATGATGGCACTGTGGCAGGTTTTTATAGTGAAAAGAAGAAGTATTTAGGAATACAATATCACCCTGAAAGTTGTCCGGGGCCGCATGAAGCGTCCGGGCTGTTTAGTTTCTTTATTGAGCGGATGATATGA